Genomic window (Candidatus Bathyarchaeota archaeon):
TGAATCGGCATGATGAACGATAAAATAAAACAAGTAATCAGCAACTACGACCAAAAGAACATCCGAATAGGCGTCTTAGGCAGTCACAGTGCTTTGGAAATTGCTTCAGGCGCCAAACAGGAAGGCTTAGAAACCGTAGTTGTATGCCAAAGGGGCAGAGACAAAACCTACACAAAATACTACAAAAGTGTCTTTGACCACGTTTTAATGCTCGACAAGTTCTCTCAGATAACAAACCAAGAAAACGTCAAAAAACTCACCGACTTAAACACTGTTTTTGTTCCTAACCGTTCCTTCTCCGTTTACGCTGGCTACGAAGCCATAGAACAACAATTCGCCGTGCCCATTCTTGGCAACCGCGCCATGCTACGCACAGAAGAGCGCAACACGCCAAGAAACCAACTGTACCTACTCCAGAAAGCTGGCATCGCAACGCCTAAAACTTTCAAGTCCGCCCAAGATATCGACCGCTTAACTATAGTGAAAGTTGCAGAGAAAGAACGTGCCATAGAACGCGCCTTCTTTTATCCCTCAAACCCCAGCGAATTCAACAAGATGGCTAGCGAGCGTATTGCAAAGGGCATAATAACCCAAGAAGCCCTCGACCAAGCCCTAATAGAAGAGTATGTTATTGGCGCAAAGTTTAATGCTAACCTCTTCTGGTCACCTCTCACAGACGAAATCGACCTGCTCGGTTTTGACAGG
Coding sequences:
- a CDS encoding formate--phosphoribosylaminoimidazolecarboxamide ligase family protein, with translation MMNDKIKQVISNYDQKNIRIGVLGSHSALEIASGAKQEGLETVVVCQRGRDKTYTKYYKSVFDHVLMLDKFSQITNQENVKKLTDLNTVFVPNRSFSVYAGYEAIEQQFAVPILGNRAMLRTEERNTPRNQLYLLQKAGIATPKTFKSAQDIDRLTIVKVAEKERAIERAFFYPSNPSEFNKMASERIAKGIITQEALDQALIEEYVIGAKFNANLFWSPLTDEIDLLGFDRRIQTDLDGVLDLPAQEQLELKIASQNIEIGHMGATMRESQIEKIFDAAEKFVATCKKEYPPGMIGLFALQGAVTKDLEFYVFDVSPRVPGCPCVEPTSPYMKYKYGFEVGPGRRVAMEIKRAVAEGRLAEVVT